A single region of the Vibrio cyclitrophicus genome encodes:
- a CDS encoding SDR family oxidoreductase yields MEIKSSIILVTSAGSRLGGTIANHFVNLGATVILCDNDPDALQATYEQCAHFSESVYSYTLKGNDNQDILSVFDFIQTTFNTTPDVLVNNWISSPMPSLIGDQPVSSFINDLSSMASTLFAFGQISAERLREEDKEGVIVNVISHDDFHDVSGLESANSMITGFTHSWAKELTPFGIRVGGVVPAVHNSDGKLNRCHWAQLQDELTRTTEYIVSNDYFSGRVVAAEV; encoded by the coding sequence ATGGAAATAAAAAGCTCAATCATATTGGTGACATCTGCCGGCTCGCGACTGGGAGGGACGATTGCGAACCACTTTGTTAACCTTGGAGCGACCGTTATTCTTTGTGATAACGACCCAGACGCCCTTCAGGCAACCTATGAACAATGTGCTCATTTTTCCGAATCTGTATACAGCTACACACTCAAAGGTAACGACAATCAAGATATCTTGAGCGTGTTTGATTTCATTCAAACCACCTTCAACACCACACCCGATGTATTGGTCAATAACTGGATCAGTTCACCAATGCCGAGTTTAATTGGTGATCAACCTGTCAGTAGTTTTATTAATGATCTCTCATCGATGGCATCGACCCTATTCGCATTTGGGCAAATCAGTGCTGAAAGGTTACGAGAAGAAGATAAAGAAGGTGTCATCGTGAATGTAATATCCCATGACGATTTCCATGATGTGTCCGGCTTAGAGAGCGCAAACTCAATGATCACAGGCTTTACTCACAGCTGGGCGAAAGAGCTAACCCCATTTGGTATTCGAGTCGGTGGTGTTGTCCCCGCTGTTCATAACTCCGATGGTAAGCTCAACCGATGTCACTGGGCGCAGCTACAAGACGAGTTGACCCGAACCACTGAATACATTGTCTCGAATGACTACTTCAGTGGGCGCGTAGTGGCAGCAGAGGTTTAA